AACAAGGGTTACGAAACTTTTGATGAATTAAAAAGAGTTCTCCGAGTGGGCATGGGACCGTGCCAGGGGAGAGGATGCCGCGAAATTATCCTCAGGGAGTTATCAGCGAAAACGGGAAGGCCTGTCTCCGAAATCCACCCCGGCACGTTCCGGCCTCCGTCCAAACCGGTAAAATTGTCACTCCTTGCGGAGATTGGTGACGAGTAATGACCCTGAAGAGAATTGCCGATGTCGTTGTGATCGGCGCCGGGATCCAGGGCTGTTCTATTGCCTACAATATAGCGAAGTCCGGACTCAGGAATGTCGTAGTCCTCGAAAAAGACACTATCTGTTCAGGATCGACCGGAAGATGCGGCGCCGGTATAAGGGCCCAGTGGGGCACGGAGATGAACTGCCGATTCGGCCTTGCGGCGATAGAGAAGTTCGAGCGATTGCAAGAAGAATTGGGTATGGATTGCGGCCTCCACCAGGGGGGATACCTGGTGGTAGCCTACAGGGACAGCGAATTCGAACGTCTAAAGGAAAGCATGAGGCTTCAAAACAGCCTCGGCATCAACACCAGGGTAGTTTCCTACGCTGAAGCCAGGGAGATATGTCCGGGGTTGTCCGCCGAGGATGCCGTTGGATTCACTTTCCATGACAGGGACGGCCACGCTGACCCGTTCCTGACCACCTTTGCCTACATGGAGGCGGCCAGGAGACTTGGCGTGAAATTCCTACGTTTCACGGAAGTCAAGGCCATCAAAGCCGTCGCGGGTCGTGTCAAGGGAGTGAAGCCCAATAGGGGA
The sequence above is drawn from the Thermovirga sp. genome and encodes:
- a CDS encoding (2Fe-2S)-binding protein — its product is NKGYETFDELKRVLRVGMGPCQGRGCREIILRELSAKTGRPVSEIHPGTFRPPSKPVKLSLLAEIGDE
- a CDS encoding FAD-binding oxidoreductase; protein product: MTLKRIADVVVIGAGIQGCSIAYNIAKSGLRNVVVLEKDTICSGSTGRCGAGIRAQWGTEMNCRFGLAAIEKFERLQEELGMDCGLHQGGYLVVAYRDSEFERLKESMRLQNSLGINTRVVSYAEAREICPGLSAEDAVGFTFHDRDGHADPFLTTFAYMEAARRLGVKFLRFTEVKAIKAVAGRVKGVKPNRGDFDAPVVVNAAGGYAQQVAKMAGVEIPNFSERHEILITEPVEPGVCPPMLISFSGNFYIQQRPNGSMIGGCSPEGHPQDYGLGTSWNFLESMSRTFVKLLPRTRGIRVARQWSGLYNMTPDCQPILCESDDVKGFFLSCGYSGHGFMFGPISGELLAQQILGQKPTIPIGMLHYKRFERGELLVEPAVV